In the genome of Paenibacillus pabuli, one region contains:
- a CDS encoding polyprenyl synthetase family protein, with product MNNVLTDQADTGYRQAEQKAAAYFTSLHEQLMDNTYITTLTQDIHLWQKTHIQPFSWLSFLSPNQRKPDSRDAHRYIHWLNVTGKLDDYLDRSISYIYMRDLGKALDSSDTQARIQRVAEDTKAYFMRSNTIDPKGSPDYVSLAALYRWAQKENVEAAVIWVTGKLKNVASNIPKELDAEQAQRKLLKIILGVVLHVYDDMIDETPRAERSERLDAAIRLGYSYGLTYPFIDDLLDSQALTAQEKEQYSLLIRNALLTGVVPDLDEWKGDNLNIIQYVHAELRDAFEYIKNYQRPEMQRTFFEQSYAFFQSQEIDRAKQLSNANYSNEELYIPIIIKSSSSRLIVRSVLSASVDEGFDLRTFYYGIYNQLADDFADMFDDMKEGAVTPYTYYLNYRDLRPDLINPYELYWAVISYLIHEVYHSDAKTREVILDRAINGLKRCKERLGQEQYSEVMNIFASGQPEFNRLIQQMVRKADDVDFLDKLLRDQVILQLKNDKQEKQDFLDTIRTVREQINIELQIFKSSGLPEMKGTLIDAANYSLQGDGKRLRPILTWVMGVREYGLHESSIMPLLRSLEYMHTASLIFDDLPTQDNASTRRGRSTLHQVHNSATAELTGLFLIQKAIGEQSSLNQFDAATVLTLIQYSAEKAEDMCMGQAMDLNAKGKTLTLEQLNMICFYKTGIAFEAALVMPAILAKVKEAEIASLKKFAYHAGIAFQIKDDLLDLEGDHRVLGKPAGQDVRNNSSTFVSILGEDGAKKEMWEHYCRATDALNEMPKPISFLRHLLDYIIGRER from the coding sequence ATGAATAACGTACTTACAGATCAGGCTGATACAGGATATCGGCAGGCTGAGCAGAAGGCAGCTGCGTATTTTACTTCTCTTCATGAACAACTAATGGATAATACGTATATCACAACGTTAACGCAAGATATTCACTTATGGCAAAAAACACATATCCAACCGTTTTCCTGGTTATCTTTTTTGTCACCAAATCAAAGAAAACCGGATTCCCGGGATGCTCATAGATATATCCATTGGCTGAATGTTACAGGCAAACTGGATGATTACCTGGATCGCAGTATTTCCTACATTTATATGCGAGATCTGGGCAAAGCACTGGATTCCTCAGATACACAGGCACGCATTCAGCGTGTCGCTGAGGATACCAAAGCATACTTTATGCGTTCAAATACAATTGACCCCAAAGGAAGCCCGGATTATGTCAGTTTGGCCGCCTTGTATCGTTGGGCTCAGAAGGAGAACGTGGAAGCAGCAGTTATCTGGGTAACCGGAAAATTAAAAAATGTGGCTTCCAATATTCCCAAAGAATTGGATGCAGAACAGGCACAACGCAAGCTGCTCAAGATCATCCTCGGTGTTGTTCTGCATGTCTACGATGATATGATTGATGAGACTCCTCGGGCAGAGCGTTCTGAGAGACTGGATGCTGCGATACGGCTCGGTTATTCTTACGGGCTGACCTATCCCTTTATTGATGACCTGCTTGATTCGCAGGCGTTGACTGCACAAGAGAAGGAGCAGTATTCTCTCCTGATCCGGAATGCGCTTCTCACCGGTGTCGTGCCGGATCTTGACGAATGGAAGGGAGACAACCTCAACATCATTCAATACGTTCATGCCGAGCTGCGTGATGCGTTCGAGTATATCAAGAACTACCAGCGCCCTGAGATGCAGCGCACGTTCTTCGAGCAATCTTATGCATTTTTTCAATCTCAGGAAATAGACCGGGCCAAGCAGCTATCCAATGCGAATTATTCGAATGAAGAACTGTATATCCCGATTATTATTAAATCCTCCTCCTCCAGACTCATTGTTCGTTCCGTGCTTAGTGCATCAGTGGATGAAGGTTTTGATCTGCGGACGTTCTACTATGGCATATATAATCAGCTCGCGGACGATTTCGCTGATATGTTTGACGATATGAAGGAAGGAGCAGTAACCCCGTATACTTACTATCTGAACTATCGTGACCTGCGGCCCGATCTGATCAATCCGTATGAATTATACTGGGCGGTTATCTCTTATCTGATTCATGAGGTATACCATTCGGATGCAAAGACCCGTGAGGTCATACTGGATCGTGCTATAAATGGTCTTAAACGTTGTAAAGAGCGTTTGGGTCAAGAACAATATAGCGAAGTGATGAACATCTTCGCCTCCGGACAACCAGAATTTAATCGTCTAATTCAGCAAATGGTGCGAAAAGCCGATGATGTGGATTTCCTGGATAAATTGCTGCGGGATCAGGTTATCCTCCAATTGAAGAATGATAAACAGGAAAAACAGGATTTTCTGGATACAATTCGCACGGTTCGTGAACAGATCAATATTGAATTGCAGATATTCAAGTCGAGCGGACTTCCAGAAATGAAAGGTACGCTTATTGATGCAGCAAATTACAGCCTACAGGGAGATGGGAAGCGGCTAAGGCCGATTCTGACCTGGGTGATGGGTGTGCGTGAATATGGCCTGCATGAATCGTCTATCATGCCTCTTCTGAGATCACTGGAATACATGCATACCGCTTCATTAATTTTTGATGATCTGCCGACACAGGATAATGCTTCAACCAGGCGGGGGCGTTCCACTTTGCATCAGGTGCACAACAGTGCGACAGCAGAATTAACAGGTCTATTTCTTATCCAAAAAGCCATTGGTGAGCAATCTTCACTCAATCAGTTTGATGCCGCAACCGTACTCACCCTGATTCAATATTCTGCTGAAAAAGCCGAGGACATGTGTATGGGGCAGGCGATGGATCTGAACGCCAAAGGAAAAACGCTGACTCTGGAACAATTGAATATGATCTGTTTCTACAAAACAGGCATTGCTTTCGAGGCGGCACTTGTGATGCCAGCCATTCTGGCCAAGGTGAAGGAAGCGGAGATTGCATCCTTAAAGAAGTTTGCATATCATGCGGGCATCGCCTTTCAAATTAAGGATGATTTGCTGGATCTGGAGGGAGATCACCGGGTACTCGGTAAACCAGCAGGTCAGGATGTGCGAAACAACAGTTCAACCTTTGTATCCATTCTGGGTGAAGACGGCGCCAAGAAAGAGATGTGGGAGCACTATTGTCGTGCAACCGATGCGCTGAACGAAATGCCAAAGCCTATTTCTTTTCTGAGACATCTGTTAGACTATATCATTGGACGGGAGCGTTGA
- a CDS encoding PAS domain S-box protein: MQVQKVDHHELFEQIYNQAPIGIALVAPTGQWMKVNPVFCSMVGYTAEELIGHHYKDITHPDDSAQDMVYERGLCDAKTKEHRYEKRYIQKNGDILWVSLHVTLARNEINNEPLYFICHVVDITNRKATEQKLLQTEEMFKLISDNAQEIIYIATFDGVCRYCSPSVYNLLGYSPEEVVGNDNTLIFHPQNMEGSSQIDLSKGHLMDIQVRHKEGHNLWFETTYKVIGDPGQEQQILAIGRDISERKKHEAISAEAERIAMIGSWEWDMLSGHVSMSGQIYEIFEIDNNKTYTASEIFACMEPSQEQRLKKCIETVKKGEPLDFEYRHLGSDGKQKYLHLRGLITYDEDHQPIQLNGTLQDITERKLVEFKLQESVERYTSLKKYNHDAIISFDMSGNIINANPVAIKMTGCPVAEMIGTSISRFIGLYHLGLILNSHYELAEKEINAIQHIDGSETEVLATLAPIIINEQNVGFYLIAKDITEQKKLLVAKETAERMNKAKSEFLAMMSHEIRTPMNGVIGMTDLLLDTPGLSGEQKEYIEIIQKSGDSLLAIINDILDFSKIESGKTDLVDEPFDLREIVTETVNIVTPMIREKQLDLRLSLDDAIPTPVFGDAYRLKQVLTNIIGNAVKFTLEGSVEIEVKVIGQECNDVQFQFKVIDTGIGIPAEKRGHLFEAFYQLENFMSRKPQGTGLGLAISKKLIELMGGDIWIEESSDPGTTFVFTVSFKINTIEEMNNYDLQLKKNKMDVLRILIAEDNEVNQLVLRRMIERKGHLVDYVENGVEAVEAVKRNRYDIIFMDVHMPRLNGFEATKAIKEALAPDLCPYIVAVTANAVRGDMDKCLKAGMDAYVTKPIKSESIMQVIEEFHKIKKQTDRS; the protein is encoded by the coding sequence ATGCAGGTTCAAAAGGTCGATCATCACGAATTGTTTGAGCAGATTTATAATCAAGCACCTATTGGGATTGCACTTGTTGCTCCAACAGGCCAGTGGATGAAGGTGAATCCTGTTTTTTGCAGTATGGTGGGTTATACAGCTGAAGAATTAATAGGACATCACTATAAGGATATCACCCATCCTGATGATTCAGCACAGGACATGGTCTATGAGCGTGGGCTTTGTGATGCCAAAACGAAAGAGCACAGATATGAAAAGCGTTATATTCAAAAAAATGGTGATATTTTATGGGTATCGTTACATGTAACATTGGCTCGAAATGAAATCAACAATGAGCCTCTTTATTTTATTTGTCATGTTGTGGATATTACGAATCGAAAAGCAACCGAACAAAAACTTCTCCAAACGGAAGAAATGTTCAAACTTATCTCCGACAATGCCCAGGAAATCATATATATTGCTACCTTTGACGGTGTTTGTCGCTACTGTTCGCCTTCCGTATATAATCTGCTTGGTTATTCGCCGGAAGAAGTGGTTGGGAATGACAATACCCTCATTTTCCATCCGCAGAATATGGAAGGTTCTTCGCAGATCGATTTGAGCAAAGGACATCTGATGGACATACAGGTTCGTCACAAAGAAGGGCATAACCTCTGGTTTGAGACCACATATAAGGTTATCGGTGACCCAGGGCAAGAACAACAGATTCTGGCCATTGGTCGGGACATATCGGAGAGAAAGAAACATGAGGCTATTAGCGCAGAAGCTGAACGGATTGCTATGATCGGCAGTTGGGAGTGGGACATGCTGAGTGGCCATGTTTCAATGTCGGGTCAAATATATGAGATTTTTGAAATAGACAATAACAAAACCTATACAGCCAGTGAGATCTTTGCCTGCATGGAGCCATCACAGGAACAGCGTTTGAAGAAATGTATCGAAACGGTGAAAAAAGGAGAGCCGCTTGATTTTGAATATCGGCATCTGGGGTCAGACGGTAAGCAAAAGTATCTCCATCTACGAGGCTTAATTACCTATGATGAAGATCATCAACCGATACAGTTGAATGGTACATTGCAGGATATCACGGAGCGTAAACTTGTTGAATTCAAACTGCAGGAATCGGTGGAACGCTATACTTCACTCAAAAAATATAATCATGATGCCATCATTTCTTTTGACATGAGCGGCAATATCATAAATGCCAATCCGGTAGCCATAAAAATGACGGGTTGTCCGGTTGCGGAAATGATCGGAACTAGCATATCTAGGTTTATCGGGCTGTATCATCTTGGACTGATCCTCAATAGTCATTATGAGCTGGCTGAAAAAGAAATCAATGCCATTCAGCACATTGATGGTTCGGAGACAGAAGTGCTGGCAACGCTTGCTCCCATCATTATTAATGAACAAAACGTAGGTTTTTACCTGATTGCAAAGGATATTACAGAGCAAAAAAAATTGCTTGTAGCCAAAGAAACTGCGGAACGAATGAACAAGGCCAAGAGTGAATTTTTAGCGATGATGAGCCACGAGATCCGTACTCCCATGAACGGGGTGATCGGAATGACGGATTTGCTTCTGGATACACCTGGACTCAGCGGAGAACAAAAGGAATACATTGAGATCATTCAAAAGAGTGGGGATTCGCTGCTTGCGATCATTAATGATATTCTGGACTTTTCCAAAATAGAGTCGGGCAAAACCGATTTGGTGGATGAGCCCTTTGATCTCAGAGAAATCGTGACCGAGACGGTTAATATCGTAACACCAATGATCCGAGAGAAGCAGCTGGATCTTCGTCTTAGCCTGGACGATGCCATTCCTACTCCCGTATTCGGTGATGCTTACCGTCTTAAACAGGTCCTTACCAACATCATAGGGAATGCTGTGAAGTTCACCTTGGAAGGCAGTGTGGAAATCGAAGTAAAGGTGATTGGACAAGAATGTAATGATGTTCAATTTCAATTCAAAGTGATAGATACGGGGATTGGAATCCCGGCTGAGAAGAGAGGGCATCTATTTGAAGCCTTCTACCAATTGGAGAACTTCATGTCTCGCAAGCCTCAAGGTACAGGCCTTGGGCTGGCGATCAGCAAGAAACTGATCGAGCTTATGGGGGGAGATATCTGGATTGAAGAGTCCAGTGATCCTGGGACAACATTTGTTTTTACAGTTTCCTTTAAAATCAATACGATCGAGGAAATGAACAATTACGACCTTCAACTTAAAAAGAATAAGATGGATGTATTGCGAATTCTGATTGCAGAAGACAATGAAGTGAACCAGCTTGTCCTGCGCCGAATGATTGAGAGAAAAGGACATCTCGTGGATTATGTGGAGAACGGTGTAGAAGCTGTGGAGGCTGTTAAAAGAAATAGGTATGATATTATTTTTATGGATGTGCACATGCCTCGACTGAATGGATTTGAAGCGACCAAAGCAATTAAGGAAGCCCTGGCACCAGACCTATGTCCATATATTGTGGCCGTTACTGCGAACGCGGTGAGAGGGGATATGGACAAGTGTCTGAAGGCTGGAATGGATGCTTATGTGACCAAACCTATTAAAAGTGAATCCATTATGCAAGTGATAGAGGAGTTTCACAAAATCAAGAAACAAACGGACCGTTCATGA
- a CDS encoding ABC transporter substrate-binding protein: protein MDTATTHYLRLATAKELSLQFLEAVPVTIDSLSAALCCTPRNVKFILRKLEEQGFIHWQPGRGRGHRSEMTLLRSVNEALEESFLELMGRGKMKEAIELIGSTEKNDALRERLLNSLNKQMGFHSHVETASGQDVLRMVRSRRLADLDPAFVYTAFETYLLGQVCSTLITYDVKTGTFLPDLAHMWEYNEDQSIWIFYLRKGVRFHHGRVMTSRDVQATLQRLRTVDSPFIWLYRDIERTEVVGDYCIRFYLSRPNRFFLNLLSCVSMTILPYDVDVTQQLIGTGPFRINEINETVLIISAFDAYYGIRPHLDRVDIWFVPNLGPYERHYELPGTDRLKLATDDAGTNSIDYPATGCRYMMINFRKAGIHHQLEFRQAMRMVFDPVALVRELGSNRITPANSFLPWKSAEHAWRESSLDDARELLRISGYQGEKLILAYTVAKDQKEAEWLKQRGATIGLCIELQPFVEYPNVRETSEADFIIAEEILEDDWQFGMINFFINKRNYFHICLSPAIQSILYQKMENFLQQNEEQRSMLLNEAEDLLRDNCWILYGCHMNKKALLNQSLFGLHTAEFGFMDISKLWIKNQ, encoded by the coding sequence ATGGATACAGCAACAACCCACTATCTGCGTCTCGCCACAGCAAAAGAACTTTCTCTTCAATTTCTTGAAGCGGTTCCTGTAACGATCGACAGCCTTTCCGCTGCCCTGTGCTGTACTCCACGCAATGTGAAGTTTATTCTGCGCAAGCTGGAGGAACAAGGGTTTATTCACTGGCAGCCCGGGCGAGGCCGGGGGCATCGCTCTGAGATGACATTGCTGCGCAGTGTGAATGAGGCGCTTGAGGAGAGCTTTTTGGAACTTATGGGCAGAGGTAAAATGAAGGAAGCGATCGAATTGATCGGCAGCACAGAGAAGAACGACGCTCTTCGGGAACGGCTGCTGAATTCATTGAATAAACAGATGGGATTCCACAGTCATGTTGAAACGGCTTCCGGTCAGGACGTGCTTCGCATGGTGAGGTCACGAAGATTGGCAGACCTTGACCCTGCTTTTGTGTATACTGCTTTTGAAACCTATCTGCTTGGGCAGGTATGCAGCACACTAATCACCTATGACGTCAAAACGGGAACTTTCCTGCCGGATCTGGCACATATGTGGGAGTACAACGAGGATCAAAGCATTTGGATCTTTTATCTGCGCAAGGGTGTGCGATTCCACCATGGTCGTGTAATGACATCCCGGGATGTCCAAGCTACATTGCAGCGCTTGCGCACTGTAGACAGTCCATTCATTTGGCTATACCGGGATATTGAGCGTACTGAAGTTGTCGGGGATTACTGCATTCGTTTTTATTTAAGTCGGCCTAATCGTTTTTTCCTGAACTTGCTTAGTTGTGTCTCCATGACAATTCTCCCCTATGATGTCGATGTAACCCAACAATTGATCGGTACTGGACCTTTTCGGATCAATGAAATAAATGAAACGGTGCTGATCATAAGCGCATTCGATGCCTATTATGGAATCCGTCCTCATCTGGATCGAGTAGATATTTGGTTTGTCCCGAATCTGGGTCCTTATGAACGTCATTATGAATTGCCGGGAACAGACCGACTGAAGTTGGCTACAGACGATGCAGGGACTAACAGTATTGACTATCCAGCTACAGGATGCCGATACATGATGATTAATTTTCGCAAAGCCGGTATACACCATCAACTGGAATTTCGACAAGCCATGCGAATGGTTTTTGATCCAGTCGCTTTGGTAAGAGAACTGGGCAGCAACCGAATTACGCCGGCAAACAGCTTTCTCCCCTGGAAAAGTGCTGAGCATGCTTGGCGCGAATCGTCTCTTGATGATGCCCGTGAGCTGCTGCGCATCAGCGGATATCAAGGGGAAAAGCTCATACTGGCATATACCGTGGCTAAAGATCAGAAAGAAGCAGAGTGGCTTAAGCAGCGCGGAGCCACAATCGGCTTATGTATTGAGTTACAGCCCTTCGTTGAATATCCCAATGTAAGGGAAACTAGTGAAGCCGACTTCATTATTGCAGAAGAAATTTTGGAAGATGACTGGCAATTCGGGATGATTAATTTTTTCATAAACAAGCGTAACTATTTTCATATTTGTTTATCTCCCGCTATACAGTCCATTTTATATCAAAAAATGGAGAATTTCCTGCAGCAGAATGAAGAGCAAAGGTCGATGCTGCTTAATGAAGCCGAGGATTTGCTTCGGGATAACTGCTGGATATTGTACGGCTGCCACATGAATAAAAAAGCGCTGCTGAATCAAAGTCTCTTTGGACTTCATACCGCTGAGTTCGGCTTCATGGATATCTCCAAACTATGGATCAAAAATCAATAG
- a CDS encoding MDR family MFS transporter produces the protein MKQHLRQIHPLAWTIIVGTMFGRLVTSMSIPFLSIYLTQVLGATPTQTGITVAVSSLAGVMVSFYGGYISDRIGRKKVMMVSVFGWACVFFIFSAAEHLWVFFVANTLNGLCRAVFEPTSRALLSDITSPQNKLLVFNLRYAAINLGVVFGPIIGLQLGSAESTFPFMISGMVYIVYGLVLFLQFRLQHANLPEHVQVAAPRLRDALATTGRDRVFLPVLIGTTFCVLGYGHFSSTLAQYVAQNPLFEHGSQVFSYMLSLNALTVLVIQFPIVRVASKFPPVVPLILGNVLVATSLFLFGIATSVTVLMISVILFTVGEVLMFTMMDMLIDRIAKPEWKGTYFGTIGFNNLGSVMAPILGGLLLTQFGTGNGLFVFVPLALTTALGLPFLIVAHKRLVVREKETTPIQVSA, from the coding sequence ATGAAGCAACATTTACGTCAAATTCACCCTTTAGCCTGGACCATCATTGTTGGAACGATGTTTGGACGTCTTGTTACATCCATGAGCATCCCGTTTTTATCGATTTATCTGACTCAGGTACTGGGAGCTACTCCAACTCAAACGGGTATTACCGTTGCGGTCAGTTCTCTGGCTGGGGTCATGGTCAGCTTTTACGGAGGTTACATATCGGATCGAATCGGCCGCAAAAAGGTCATGATGGTCTCCGTATTTGGCTGGGCATGTGTGTTTTTCATTTTTTCCGCAGCAGAACATCTGTGGGTATTCTTTGTGGCCAATACGTTAAACGGTTTATGCCGCGCCGTGTTTGAGCCTACGTCACGTGCACTGCTATCGGATATTACATCACCTCAGAATAAACTGCTTGTCTTCAATCTCAGATATGCGGCCATTAATTTGGGTGTCGTGTTTGGACCGATTATTGGTCTTCAGCTCGGATCGGCGGAGTCTACGTTTCCGTTTATGATCTCCGGAATGGTATACATCGTTTACGGCCTGGTTTTGTTCCTGCAATTTCGATTGCAGCACGCAAATTTGCCGGAACACGTTCAGGTCGCTGCACCTCGGTTACGAGACGCGCTCGCTACCACCGGACGTGACCGTGTATTTTTGCCAGTACTTATCGGGACTACTTTCTGCGTGCTCGGGTATGGGCATTTTAGCTCGACCTTGGCTCAGTATGTTGCCCAGAATCCTCTTTTTGAACATGGAAGTCAAGTGTTTTCCTATATGCTTTCACTCAATGCGTTGACTGTACTTGTAATCCAATTCCCGATTGTGAGGGTTGCCAGCAAATTTCCGCCGGTTGTACCCCTCATTCTTGGAAACGTGCTGGTCGCTACAAGCTTGTTCCTCTTTGGCATCGCAACAAGCGTTACGGTATTGATGATCAGTGTCATTCTGTTCACTGTTGGGGAAGTGCTCATGTTCACCATGATGGATATGCTGATTGACCGTATTGCCAAACCGGAATGGAAAGGGACGTACTTTGGCACAATTGGATTCAATAACCTTGGAAGTGTCATGGCGCCGATTCTGGGAGGGCTGTTATTAACCCAATTTGGGACGGGGAATGGTCTGTTCGTTTTTGTACCGCTGGCCCTGACTACTGCACTTGGACTGCCTTTTCTCATCGTAGCGCATAAGCGCCTTGTCGTCAGGGAGAAGGAGACAACACCCATACAAGTGAGTGCCTAG
- a CDS encoding stalk domain-containing protein — MIFKKLTSTLLACIMFAAFSTSISAEDTTLEIGTGVLSNNRVLIPLRVVSSNLGAEVTWYKDGKSIRIKKDDKEIWLVANFKNARVNERIIGMDSPVELIDNTAYVPLRFVSQTLGAKLEWNPQTKQATIHLKNQNMIVSMQENTIQIPDSAKITQGRLNVLSEKLNEISGLSQIKQAGTYFKPYFTEDLIQFILKRQDLVSDWMVYDAPETSVYYTSSTTATLSQSFVIGNTLTGDSHYVNDRNIELVYSNGVWKVNQLMFNLREIPYLGYDR, encoded by the coding sequence ATGATATTTAAAAAACTCACTTCAACATTGCTGGCGTGTATTATGTTTGCCGCGTTTTCAACGTCGATCTCAGCTGAGGATACCACGCTAGAGATTGGGACTGGAGTATTGTCCAATAACCGAGTGCTGATTCCTTTGAGGGTCGTGTCCAGCAACTTGGGTGCAGAAGTGACGTGGTATAAGGACGGGAAGAGCATTCGAATTAAAAAGGATGATAAAGAAATTTGGCTTGTAGCTAACTTCAAAAATGCGAGAGTGAATGAACGAATAATCGGAATGGATTCTCCTGTTGAATTAATTGATAATACGGCATATGTTCCCTTGCGATTTGTCAGCCAAACGTTAGGAGCCAAGCTAGAGTGGAACCCACAAACGAAACAGGCAACCATCCACCTGAAAAATCAAAACATGATAGTAAGTATGCAAGAGAATACGATCCAGATACCTGATTCTGCGAAAATAACCCAGGGGCGGTTAAATGTTTTGTCAGAGAAATTAAATGAAATTTCAGGCTTGTCTCAGATTAAACAGGCTGGTACGTATTTCAAGCCTTATTTTACAGAAGATTTAATCCAATTTATTCTCAAGAGGCAGGATCTAGTCAGTGATTGGATGGTGTATGATGCTCCAGAGACTTCCGTTTATTATACAAGCTCTACAACAGCGACGTTATCCCAATCGTTCGTAATCGGAAATACATTAACGGGTGATTCCCATTATGTAAATGATCGAAATATTGAACTGGTTT